A genomic region of Leptolyngbya sp. CCY15150 contains the following coding sequences:
- a CDS encoding WYL domain-containing protein: protein MNSSKSPAYESKTGVDVVNEWHPERSEVRRVVRQVSNTFWLCRELLRYGDDCELIAPQSVRDRFRDKILTLAQRYQD from the coding sequence TTGAACTCGTCTAAATCCCCTGCCTATGAGTCGAAGACGGGGGTCGATGTGGTCAACGAATGGCACCCAGAGCGATCGGAGGTGCGGCGAGTGGTGCGCCAGGTAAGCAATACATTTTGGTTATGTCGAGAGCTCTTGCGCTATGGCGATGATTGTGAACTGATTGCTCCTCAGTCTGTACGCGATCGCTTTCGGGATAAAATTCTCACCTTAGCTCAGCGCTATCAAGACTAA
- a CDS encoding 2OG-Fe(II) oxygenase encodes MPYFQKTPNAFPAEYLSNLGSKIQACPYFSINNLNRDFVKTKGFSVVFKCEGISEVERQFPFFQPYLAKALKPDCNAFYLNPLLLSQGSRVDPHIDRSLRSYCKTIDPPAWVTVLYVQVPPELDGGDLILRNHRQQVGQIKPKVNTLLHFQGNLTHSVNAVHSVGMRLSLVCEQYDLTDSELRDIPIFTIESRVMSSNVAKSKP; translated from the coding sequence ATGCCCTACTTCCAAAAGACACCGAACGCGTTCCCTGCTGAGTATCTCAGCAATCTAGGCAGCAAGATTCAAGCTTGCCCCTATTTTTCCATCAACAACCTCAACCGCGACTTCGTAAAAACCAAGGGATTTTCGGTTGTCTTCAAATGCGAGGGTATATCTGAGGTAGAGCGGCAGTTTCCATTTTTCCAGCCCTACCTAGCCAAGGCCCTGAAGCCCGACTGCAATGCTTTCTACCTGAATCCTCTGTTGCTCAGCCAAGGTTCTCGGGTCGATCCTCACATCGATCGCTCCCTGCGGTCATACTGCAAAACCATTGATCCGCCAGCTTGGGTAACGGTGCTCTATGTCCAAGTACCGCCTGAGCTAGACGGTGGGGATTTGATCTTGCGGAATCATCGGCAACAGGTAGGTCAAATCAAGCCTAAGGTGAATACATTACTGCACTTTCAAGGTAATTTAACCCATTCCGTGAATGCTGTGCATAGCGTTGGAATGCGTCTCAGTTTGGTTTGTGAACAGTATGATCTAACAGACTCAGAGTTGCGCGATATTCCTATCTTTACCATTGAATCTCGCGTGATGTCATCCAACGTAGCAAAATCTAAACCATAG
- a CDS encoding M56 family metallopeptidase — MSLTVACGMRLFWCRDGSMLQDWQPTLLGFLVPALLPIMTEIAIVCMGPRGHMVMYWEGWLSYGLSAGILVIALVWMLKLAIDGYRALQSVRNCERSQIGHYTCRILELELPYSAQVGFWNPELVVSRGLLQALDEPHLQAVLAHEAGHRHYRDTFWTFWLGCLRRLTAWLPESDRLWHDLLLLREIRADRWATQTVDPIVLAEALIQVAQAPQSLFSTVAAEFSLTLMGDRITTRIQALLTPAPPQTAHHPVQWLWFLVALFPLLIVPFHY; from the coding sequence GTGTCTCTCACGGTTGCCTGTGGAATGCGGCTGTTTTGGTGCAGGGATGGATCTATGCTCCAAGATTGGCAACCGACCCTTCTTGGGTTTCTTGTGCCGGCTCTCTTGCCGATCATGACTGAAATTGCCATTGTTTGCATGGGCCCACGCGGGCATATGGTGATGTATTGGGAAGGATGGTTGTCCTACGGTCTGTCTGCTGGAATTTTAGTGATCGCCCTCGTCTGGATGCTGAAGTTAGCGATCGATGGGTACCGGGCTCTACAGTCTGTGCGCAACTGTGAGCGATCGCAGATAGGTCATTACACCTGCCGTATTTTAGAACTGGAGTTACCCTACAGTGCTCAAGTAGGCTTTTGGAATCCTGAATTAGTGGTCAGTCGAGGGCTGCTTCAGGCTCTTGATGAACCTCATTTACAGGCCGTGTTGGCCCACGAGGCTGGACATCGGCACTATCGAGATACGTTCTGGACTTTCTGGCTAGGTTGCTTACGACGGCTGACAGCTTGGCTGCCTGAGAGCGATCGCCTCTGGCACGATCTGCTGCTACTACGAGAAATCCGGGCTGACCGCTGGGCAACTCAGACTGTTGATCCCATTGTGTTGGCTGAAGCCCTGATCCAGGTTGCCCAAGCGCCGCAGTCGCTTTTCTCAACCGTCGCCGCCGAGTTTAGCCTTACCCTCATGGGCGATCGCATCACCACTCGCATTCAGGCCTTGCTGACGCCTGCCCCGCCCCAAACAGCGCACCATCCTGTTCAGTGGCTTTGGTTTTTGGTGGCGTTATTCCCGTTGCTGATCGTACCGTTTCATTATTGA
- a CDS encoding BlaI/MecI/CopY family transcriptional regulator — MSPLPDYSPQQLRLGPLEAEVMDIIWHHNPVTVRDIHDQILSDPDRELAYASVTTVLNRLEKKGWITRQRQGKLYYWRSRLSRADAQVLQAHHQLQAFLAVSNPDIVAAFVDSLDATSLEQLDAIAQRLHSLRQTRESDA, encoded by the coding sequence ATGTCTCCTTTACCAGACTATTCCCCACAGCAACTACGGCTTGGGCCCCTAGAGGCTGAAGTCATGGACATTATTTGGCACCACAATCCGGTGACCGTGCGGGATATTCACGATCAGATTTTGAGCGATCCCGATCGCGAGTTAGCCTACGCCTCGGTGACAACGGTGCTGAACCGCCTCGAAAAAAAGGGATGGATTACCCGGCAGCGCCAGGGCAAGCTCTACTATTGGCGATCGCGTCTGTCCCGTGCCGATGCCCAAGTTTTGCAGGCCCATCATCAGCTTCAGGCCTTTTTAGCGGTGAGTAATCCAGATATTGTGGCGGCATTTGTGGATAGCCTGGATGCCACTAGCCTCGAACAACTGGATGCGATCGCCCAGCGTTTACATAGCCTCCGGCAAACGCGGGAGTCGGATGCATGA
- a CDS encoding TetR/AcrR family transcriptional regulator, protein MTPSPDSTTGLKRAQILQGALEIFLHQGYEGTSMDRVAAAAGVSKITIYKHFADKEGLFTALIEQVTAQRFNQVFGTICLDDSPAQVLRQIAQKFLALLAVDDEYVAFLRLIIGESGRFPALAQLFIQSLPQKVWRSLTHYFDSHPDLAIAHSDAVARIFTGTLLSYAMTQRIMHGQHIAPMDPDLLIDCLIGLILAPQPIPPEDL, encoded by the coding sequence ATGACGCCGTCCCCAGATTCCACCACCGGGTTAAAGCGAGCCCAAATTCTCCAGGGTGCCCTAGAAATTTTTCTGCACCAAGGCTATGAGGGCACTAGCATGGATCGGGTGGCGGCGGCGGCCGGAGTCTCCAAGATCACCATTTATAAGCATTTTGCCGATAAAGAAGGCCTGTTCACCGCGTTGATTGAGCAGGTCACCGCCCAACGTTTCAACCAAGTCTTCGGCACTATCTGCCTCGATGATTCCCCTGCTCAGGTCTTGCGGCAGATTGCCCAGAAATTTTTAGCTCTGCTGGCGGTAGATGATGAATATGTGGCCTTTTTGCGGCTGATCATTGGAGAATCAGGTCGTTTTCCGGCCTTAGCTCAGCTTTTCATTCAATCTCTACCCCAAAAGGTGTGGCGTAGTCTCACGCACTATTTTGACTCCCATCCTGATTTAGCGATCGCTCATTCAGACGCCGTGGCCCGAATTTTTACGGGCACATTACTCAGCTATGCCATGACCCAGAGAATTATGCATGGCCAGCATATTGCCCCCATGGATCCAGATCTGTTGATCGACTGCTTGATCGGTCTTATTCTGGCTCCACAGCCTATCCCCCCTGAAGACCTCTAA
- a CDS encoding HlyD family efflux transporter periplasmic adaptor subunit codes for MTQVAPSNPSSSPTSSPAGQTVQTDPPKRSLLRLAIPLLLVIVAAAWGAKTWLFQTQETGLTLSGRIEGYDTHLGAKTGGRVESVAVREGDRVQAGQVIARLDDGELQAAYQAAQAATLAARQQAIQAESQIAVVQSQLAEAALTLQQSEGDTVGRVSQAEATVATTEAQLAQAQAQVQRAVSELHLAEVERDRLQSLLADGAVPQQDLDVAQTRFETAQSNLAASQATLLAAERQVNAAQGGLVQVQTTQLNPDIRSAQITRLQRQLEQAQAQQRAAQAEVERAIALEQEVAARLANLAIVSPIDGVVLNRMVEPGEVIGAGATVATVATVINLDDVYLRGYIPQGEVGNVRVGQAAQVFLDSDPNQPLAATVIAIDTEASFTPENIYFRDDRVTQVFGLRLGIDNPDGFAKPGMPADGEIVLSEEE; via the coding sequence ATGACTCAGGTTGCTCCATCCAATCCTTCATCTAGTCCAACGTCTAGTCCAGCAGGGCAGACGGTTCAAACTGACCCACCGAAGCGATCGCTCTTACGGCTAGCTATTCCCCTGCTACTTGTGATAGTTGCTGCCGCATGGGGGGCAAAGACATGGCTGTTTCAGACCCAGGAGACTGGTCTAACCCTGAGTGGTCGCATTGAAGGGTATGACACCCATCTAGGGGCGAAAACGGGTGGCAGGGTCGAGTCTGTGGCGGTGCGGGAGGGCGATCGCGTTCAGGCAGGTCAGGTGATTGCTCGCCTCGATGATGGAGAACTGCAGGCGGCGTACCAAGCGGCTCAGGCTGCCACCTTGGCGGCAAGGCAGCAGGCCATCCAAGCTGAGAGCCAGATCGCCGTGGTGCAAAGCCAACTTGCTGAAGCAGCCTTGACGTTACAGCAATCGGAAGGGGATACGGTGGGGCGGGTCAGCCAGGCAGAGGCCACGGTAGCCACCACTGAGGCCCAGCTTGCCCAAGCCCAAGCCCAGGTACAGCGGGCTGTATCGGAATTGCACCTCGCGGAAGTGGAGCGCGATCGCCTGCAGTCACTCTTGGCCGATGGGGCAGTGCCGCAGCAGGATCTTGACGTTGCCCAAACCCGCTTTGAAACAGCCCAAAGTAATCTGGCCGCCAGCCAGGCCACCCTGCTTGCGGCTGAACGACAGGTTAATGCGGCCCAAGGTGGCCTGGTTCAGGTACAAACCACCCAGTTGAACCCCGACATTCGTTCAGCCCAGATCACCCGCCTGCAGCGCCAGCTTGAGCAAGCCCAGGCCCAACAGAGGGCGGCCCAAGCAGAGGTCGAGAGAGCGATCGCTCTGGAGCAGGAAGTGGCGGCGCGGTTGGCGAATTTAGCCATTGTCAGTCCCATTGATGGCGTGGTGCTCAACCGCATGGTGGAGCCGGGGGAGGTGATTGGAGCCGGGGCAACGGTGGCAACGGTGGCAACGGTGATTAACCTTGATGATGTGTATCTGCGAGGCTACATTCCCCAGGGTGAGGTGGGCAATGTGCGCGTGGGGCAAGCCGCCCAAGTATTTCTCGACTCGGATCCCAATCAACCGCTGGCAGCAACGGTGATCGCCATTGATACCGAAGCGTCCTTCACGCCAGAAAATATTTACTTCCGTGACGACCGGGTGACCCAGGTGTTTGGTCTGAGGCTAGGCATCGACAATCCTGACGGCTTTGCTAAGCCAGGAATGCCAGCGGATGGTGAGATTGTGCTGTCTGAGGAGGAGTGA
- a CDS encoding ATP-binding cassette domain-containing protein, with product MPAPLPPTSSAPLGSTSAIAVQGLHKSYGSLKALRGIDFTVQPGEIFGLIGPDGAGKTTTFQILAGVMEATAGQVSLLGKPPRQAQLNVGYVTQKFSLYPDLTVLENLRYSAGLRRVPAARWSERVPPLLKQVGLDAFGDRLAQNLSGGMKQKLALCCALVANPAVLLLDEPTTGVDPVSRREFWDLLATVASTGVTVVVATPYLDEAERCHRIALIYGGELQQMGTLANLRQGLGLQRLEVWAADIAQAETVLQTATVPGLVDIQTFGDRLDILVTDPKVADQQVRQHLAQQQIHVDRMQHTTPTLENVFVNHLRQQGLDPPYLSFPTARTGQTLGKVAIAARSLQKTFGSFCAVDHVDITVRHGEIYGLLGANGAGKTTTIKMLCGLLPASGGEIELAGQTANLSRPEVRSRIGYMSQKFTLYDDLTILQNLTFYCGVYGVPKRLQRQKINWVLETCGLQGQEQTVTAKLPGGWKQRVAFGASVMHEPDILFLDEPTSGVDPLARRQFWRQIRDFARRGTAILVTTHYLEEAENCHAMGFMVAGRVVAQGSPSQIKAEQPGQLVELVTDRTQAAADCLKQHLEHWRVAIFGDRLHLVLDHLDDDLPRVRQWLQESEIPIQAANPIPFSLEDAFIGIVQRAA from the coding sequence ATGCCAGCCCCCTTGCCGCCAACCTCGTCAGCACCCCTTGGGAGCACATCAGCGATCGCTGTCCAAGGATTGCATAAATCCTACGGCTCCCTCAAAGCTTTGAGGGGGATAGATTTCACCGTGCAACCAGGAGAAATTTTTGGCTTAATCGGCCCCGATGGAGCGGGTAAAACCACCACCTTTCAGATCCTGGCAGGGGTGATGGAGGCTACTGCCGGCCAGGTCAGTCTGTTGGGTAAACCGCCCAGGCAAGCCCAGCTCAACGTCGGCTATGTGACCCAGAAATTTTCCCTCTATCCCGATCTAACGGTGCTGGAAAACCTGCGCTACAGTGCTGGCCTGCGGCGGGTGCCGGCCGCACGCTGGAGCGAACGCGTCCCCCCTCTCCTCAAACAGGTGGGCTTGGATGCCTTTGGCGATCGCCTGGCCCAAAACCTATCCGGCGGCATGAAGCAAAAGCTGGCCCTCTGCTGTGCGCTGGTAGCCAATCCAGCGGTGCTGTTATTAGATGAACCGACGACGGGCGTTGATCCCGTATCGCGGCGGGAGTTTTGGGATTTACTGGCCACCGTCGCCTCCACTGGGGTCACGGTGGTGGTGGCTACCCCCTACCTGGATGAAGCGGAGCGTTGTCACCGCATTGCCCTGATTTACGGGGGCGAACTTCAGCAAATGGGTACCTTAGCTAACCTACGCCAGGGGTTGGGGCTTCAGCGCCTGGAGGTGTGGGCGGCGGATATTGCCCAAGCGGAGACTGTGCTTCAGACTGCAACCGTTCCGGGGTTGGTGGATATTCAGACCTTTGGCGATCGCTTAGATATTTTGGTTACGGATCCAAAGGTGGCAGACCAGCAGGTGCGCCAGCATTTAGCCCAACAGCAAATCCACGTCGATAGAATGCAGCACACGACACCCACCCTCGAAAATGTATTTGTGAATCACCTGCGGCAGCAGGGTCTAGATCCACCCTATTTAAGCTTTCCCACAGCGCGAACCGGTCAAACCTTGGGCAAGGTGGCGATCGCCGCTCGCTCGCTGCAAAAAACCTTTGGGAGCTTCTGCGCTGTAGACCATGTGGATATTACGGTGCGCCATGGCGAAATCTATGGACTCCTCGGTGCCAATGGAGCCGGAAAAACCACCACGATTAAAATGCTCTGTGGGCTGCTGCCGGCCAGTGGTGGAGAGATTGAGCTAGCAGGACAAACCGCCAATCTGAGTCGCCCTGAGGTGCGATCGCGCATTGGCTACATGAGCCAGAAATTTACTCTCTACGATGACCTAACGATTCTGCAAAATCTTACCTTTTACTGCGGCGTCTACGGTGTTCCCAAGCGGCTGCAGCGCCAGAAAATTAACTGGGTTCTAGAGACCTGTGGCTTGCAGGGGCAAGAGCAAACCGTGACCGCGAAGCTACCGGGCGGATGGAAACAGCGGGTTGCCTTTGGAGCCTCGGTGATGCACGAACCCGATATCTTATTTCTCGATGAACCAACCTCCGGTGTCGATCCCTTAGCGCGACGGCAGTTTTGGCGACAGATTCGCGACTTCGCCCGGCGCGGTACTGCTATTTTAGTCACCACCCATTATCTAGAAGAAGCTGAAAACTGCCATGCTATGGGCTTTATGGTTGCCGGACGGGTGGTCGCTCAAGGGTCTCCCAGCCAGATCAAGGCGGAGCAGCCAGGGCAACTCGTAGAATTGGTGACCGACCGAACGCAGGCTGCGGCCGACTGTCTCAAGCAGCACTTAGAGCATTGGCGAGTAGCTATTTTTGGCGATCGCCTCCATCTGGTTCTCGATCATCTCGATGACGATCTGCCTAGGGTGCGGCAGTGGCTTCAGGAGTCCGAAATTCCCATCCAAGCTGCTAACCCCATTCCCTTTTCCTTAGAAGATGCCTTCATTGGCATTGTCCAGCGGGCCGCCTAG
- a CDS encoding ABC transporter permease translates to MKRVISQCLKELVQFQRDRITVALALVLPLAVMLIYGYAIRLESKNIPISIQDFDNSFLSRTYVERIVATNQFVPTPLMNGDPTLSIDWGRAKATLVIPPDFSQSILTQTPVTVQVLVDGTDVNNARVIQNGIRAATQFFLSSSNLLPDRPQIQIIADVRLWFNPGRDEALYIVPGIFGVILWVFPSMLAAIAMVREKEEGTIVQIYASDLSATEWLLGKELAYFIVGVGEAILAFSVAAVLFGIRVRGDPTTLLVGTGIFLAAAVAFGLLVGARAGNQTGAVQGTAIAGFLTALLLSGFIYRIENIPMPLSLLSNVIPARYFILITRDAFVRGTGWSGIGIAPGAIALMGGLFFFGAIRTLSQMQLSD, encoded by the coding sequence ATGAAACGGGTGATCTCCCAGTGTTTAAAGGAATTAGTTCAGTTCCAACGCGATCGCATCACGGTGGCCCTGGCCCTGGTGCTGCCCTTAGCGGTCATGTTGATTTACGGCTATGCTATTCGCCTAGAATCCAAAAATATTCCCATTAGCATTCAGGATTTTGACAATAGTTTCCTGAGCCGTACCTACGTAGAGCGGATTGTGGCAACCAACCAGTTTGTACCCACACCGCTGATGAATGGAGATCCCACTTTGTCCATCGATTGGGGGCGCGCTAAGGCCACCCTCGTAATCCCTCCAGACTTTTCCCAATCCATCCTCACCCAAACACCAGTCACTGTGCAGGTCTTAGTCGATGGTACCGATGTTAACAATGCCCGCGTCATCCAAAATGGCATCCGTGCTGCCACCCAGTTTTTCCTCAGCAGCAGTAACCTCCTGCCCGATCGCCCCCAAATCCAGATCATTGCTGACGTACGGCTCTGGTTTAATCCAGGTCGTGATGAAGCCCTTTATATCGTACCTGGAATTTTTGGTGTCATCCTTTGGGTCTTTCCCTCTATGCTGGCAGCGATCGCCATGGTCAGGGAAAAAGAAGAGGGCACCATTGTGCAGATCTATGCCTCCGACCTCAGTGCTACAGAATGGTTACTGGGTAAAGAATTAGCTTATTTCATCGTGGGTGTGGGTGAAGCGATCCTAGCATTTTCTGTCGCCGCAGTCCTCTTCGGCATCCGCGTGCGGGGCGATCCGACCACTCTGCTGGTAGGTACAGGTATCTTTCTGGCTGCTGCCGTTGCCTTTGGTCTGCTTGTGGGGGCTCGGGCCGGCAACCAGACTGGAGCCGTGCAGGGAACAGCGATCGCAGGTTTCCTCACCGCCCTGCTGCTCTCTGGGTTTATTTACCGCATCGAAAATATACCCATGCCCCTATCCTTACTGTCTAACGTGATTCCGGCACGATATTTTATCCTGATTACCCGTGATGCTTTCGTGCGCGGCACGGGCTGGTCAGGCATCGGTATTGCCCCAGGAGCGATCGCCCTCATGGGTGGCCTCTTTTTCTTTGGGGCCATCCGTACACTAAGCCAAATGCAGTTGTCTGACTAG
- a CDS encoding ABC transporter permease has translation MHYLRHILSDRLWSLIIKEVQQILHNKQIIFLLLFPPTVQLLIFGLALNPAVNHLSLGVMDYSHSADSRALVSALVENQVFQVQTYESRQGDLENQVRTGQVTAGLVIPPDFSQSLARHQPAHVQVLIDGVDANTAGIAQGYMKQIIQRHTQTLHAGQRLPVETEVIFLYNPGLLSSWFFVPGVIGVVLTLTGSLVSSTTVIREKDVGTLEQLLMTPAAGWEILTAKIAPLFVLLMGDVLLASAIGRGIFGLPFRGNYGLFLALSALYVLVCIGIGILLATLANNQQQVVLISFFFNVPLIQLSGAIAPIESMPPFFRALSFLDPLRHYVQIARSLILKDVGIEALWIHILALGVFAVLFLGVSINRFRTQLS, from the coding sequence ATGCACTACCTTCGCCATATCCTCAGCGATCGCCTCTGGTCTTTGATCATCAAAGAAGTCCAGCAAATTCTGCACAATAAACAAATTATTTTTCTGCTGCTCTTCCCCCCCACCGTACAGTTATTGATCTTTGGCTTAGCCCTAAACCCAGCCGTCAACCACCTTAGCCTAGGCGTTATGGACTATAGCCACAGCGCAGATAGCCGAGCCTTGGTGTCTGCCCTCGTGGAAAATCAGGTCTTTCAGGTGCAAACCTACGAGTCGCGGCAAGGGGATTTGGAAAACCAGGTTCGCACCGGACAGGTAACGGCTGGATTGGTGATTCCACCAGACTTTAGCCAATCCCTAGCCCGTCACCAACCGGCCCATGTGCAGGTGTTGATTGATGGGGTTGATGCCAATACCGCTGGCATTGCCCAAGGCTATATGAAGCAAATTATCCAGCGCCATACCCAAACCTTACATGCCGGACAGCGATTGCCCGTCGAGACAGAGGTGATTTTTCTCTATAACCCTGGATTATTAAGCAGTTGGTTTTTTGTGCCAGGGGTAATTGGCGTAGTCCTGACCCTCACCGGATCCTTGGTATCTTCAACCACGGTCATCCGAGAAAAAGATGTGGGCACCCTAGAGCAACTCCTGATGACCCCGGCTGCCGGTTGGGAAATCCTGACCGCCAAAATCGCTCCCCTCTTTGTCTTGCTGATGGGCGATGTCTTACTGGCCTCCGCCATTGGTCGGGGAATTTTTGGTCTTCCTTTTCGAGGCAACTACGGTCTATTTCTAGCCCTATCCGCCCTGTACGTCCTAGTTTGTATTGGCATTGGGATCCTATTAGCAACCTTAGCCAATAATCAACAGCAAGTTGTGTTGATCTCATTTTTCTTCAACGTGCCGCTGATTCAGCTCTCCGGAGCGATCGCCCCCATCGAAAGTATGCCACCCTTTTTTCGTGCCCTATCTTTTTTGGATCCCCTACGCCACTATGTACAGATTGCCCGCAGTCTGATTCTCAAAGATGTAGGTATTGAAGCTCTGTGGATTCATATCCTAGCCCTCGGTGTTTTTGCGGTGCTGTTTCTGGGCGTCAGCATCAATCGATTTCGAACCCAGTTAAGCTAG
- a CDS encoding FkbM family methyltransferase, with product MHYLNQLSPSKRGYALINRSIHWLSKFLVKDWDRRLLGLSSLPIHSILDIGANEGQFSKRMRSLFPDAQIYAFEPLPDALKVLNAWAKTQRGTVQVFDVALGETEQVLALQHHLYFSASSSLLPTTALGEEVYPIMSRQQPISVTQTTLDGAIAQLPQFPQPDVLIKLDVQGYEDRVIRGGLQTFAQAKACIVEISLDALYDGQATFQTIFELLSGLGYSYCGNLDQIQARDGHVIYFNALFINTHPTLPHHAR from the coding sequence ATGCATTATTTAAACCAACTATCGCCCAGCAAGCGAGGCTACGCCCTAATCAATCGCTCCATCCACTGGCTCTCTAAATTCCTGGTAAAAGACTGGGATCGCCGTCTGCTCGGGCTTTCTAGTCTACCCATTCATTCCATCTTGGATATTGGAGCCAATGAGGGACAGTTCTCCAAACGGATGCGATCGCTCTTTCCTGATGCTCAGATCTATGCCTTTGAACCCTTGCCCGATGCCCTCAAGGTTTTAAACGCCTGGGCCAAGACCCAGCGGGGAACGGTGCAGGTGTTTGATGTGGCTTTGGGGGAAACAGAGCAGGTGTTGGCCCTTCAGCACCATTTGTATTTCAGTGCCTCATCCTCCCTGCTGCCCACCACCGCCCTGGGTGAGGAGGTCTATCCAATCATGAGTCGGCAGCAGCCCATCTCCGTGACCCAAACCACCTTGGATGGAGCGATCGCCCAATTACCCCAGTTTCCCCAGCCCGACGTTCTGATCAAGCTGGATGTGCAAGGCTATGAAGATCGGGTGATTCGAGGCGGTCTGCAAACCTTTGCCCAGGCCAAGGCCTGCATCGTCGAGATTTCCTTAGATGCGCTTTATGATGGGCAAGCGACGTTTCAGACCATTTTTGAGCTGCTGAGCGGTTTGGGCTACAGCTACTGCGGTAACCTAGACCAGATTCAGGCTCGGGATGGTCATGTGATCTATTTCAATGCCCTGTTTATCAATACCCACCCTACCCTACCCCATCATGCGCGTTGA
- a CDS encoding FkbM family methyltransferase, whose protein sequence is MRVEACCTALLKQILPTLDPQRQGLCLDVGVGTFAFYCQMFAQLGFSTIAIEPLPIPKLRQICQRHHIQLLETCLSNQTGTQTFYGGQFARLGNQNFNSLAPDWFGSSARSQQVPTIDLPDLMEAIAAQQITCLKLDIEGWEPVVIQQFADLPASLLPKVTMFEYGGGTDRQAGAKGWAPKFLEGTMQCLTTLQQRGYGLSIMVDYCHGTDVNVFDLQTMDLNPANVFPPNAVYGNIISFYEGSYPQEAIAQICQRYRGGVINWLVSQLVST, encoded by the coding sequence ATGCGCGTTGAAGCTTGCTGTACCGCTTTGCTGAAGCAGATCCTGCCGACCCTTGATCCCCAGCGTCAGGGGCTTTGTTTAGATGTCGGGGTTGGCACCTTCGCCTTCTACTGCCAAATGTTTGCCCAGCTCGGGTTTTCCACCATTGCCATTGAACCCTTACCCATCCCCAAACTGCGGCAGATCTGTCAGCGCCACCATATTCAGTTGCTAGAAACCTGTTTATCCAATCAAACAGGCACGCAGACCTTCTATGGCGGTCAGTTTGCCCGCCTAGGCAATCAGAACTTTAACTCTCTGGCACCAGACTGGTTTGGCTCATCAGCACGGAGCCAGCAGGTACCCACCATCGATCTACCTGACTTGATGGAGGCGATCGCCGCCCAGCAGATTACTTGCCTAAAACTGGATATTGAAGGCTGGGAACCGGTGGTCATCCAGCAGTTTGCTGACCTCCCCGCCTCGCTCTTACCCAAGGTCACCATGTTTGAATATGGCGGCGGCACCGATCGCCAAGCGGGAGCCAAGGGCTGGGCACCCAAGTTCCTCGAAGGCACCATGCAATGCCTCACAACCCTCCAGCAGCGCGGGTATGGGCTGAGTATTATGGTGGACTATTGCCACGGTACCGATGTCAATGTGTTTGACCTACAAACCATGGACCTCAATCCAGCCAACGTGTTTCCCCCCAATGCCGTCTATGGCAACATCATCAGCTTCTATGAAGGTAGCTATCCTCAGGAAGCGATCGCCCAAATCTGCCAGCGCTACCGTGGTGGGGTGATTAACTGGTTGGTGAGCCAGCTTGTATCGACCTAG